In Candidatus Methylacidiphilales bacterium, the following are encoded in one genomic region:
- a CDS encoding ABC transporter ATP-binding protein, producing MSSTLQLPSYRDQSPEVAARFAKLHQRPVILDVKNLGKRFAAAEGERDALKDVSFQVHRREFVTVIGPSGCGKSTLIRMIAGLDHPTSGEILLDGKPVTAPGPDRGMVFQGYTLFPWLTVKKNVMFGLEIAGHGGFEAENDALQWIDMVGLSAHAESYPHQLSGGMKQRVAIARALANNPRILIMDEPFGALDAQTRCQMQSYLLQIWRQVDVTILFITHDLDEAVYLSDRILVLGTQPGHVEEFIENPVPRPRSADQFITPPFLSVRHRLDTLIHPPGQEHEDKLPTIRLTQVGDDVE from the coding sequence ATGTCCTCCACCCTCCAACTACCCAGTTACCGCGACCAGTCCCCGGAGGTGGCGGCGCGTTTCGCCAAGCTCCACCAGCGCCCGGTCATCCTCGATGTCAAAAACCTCGGCAAACGCTTCGCCGCCGCCGAAGGCGAGCGCGACGCCCTCAAGGACGTCTCTTTCCAAGTCCACCGCCGGGAATTCGTCACCGTCATCGGCCCGTCCGGCTGCGGCAAGTCCACCCTCATCCGCATGATCGCCGGGCTCGACCACCCCACCTCGGGGGAAATCCTCCTCGACGGCAAACCCGTCACCGCTCCCGGCCCGGACCGCGGCATGGTCTTCCAGGGTTACACCCTCTTCCCCTGGCTGACCGTGAAGAAAAACGTCATGTTCGGCCTGGAAATCGCCGGCCATGGCGGATTCGAAGCGGAAAACGATGCCCTCCAATGGATTGATATGGTCGGCCTCTCCGCCCACGCCGAAAGCTACCCGCACCAGCTTTCCGGCGGCATGAAGCAGCGCGTGGCCATCGCCCGCGCCCTGGCCAACAACCCCCGCATCCTCATCATGGACGAGCCCTTCGGCGCCCTCGATGCCCAGACCCGCTGCCAGATGCAAAGCTATCTCCTGCAGATCTGGCGCCAGGTCGATGTCACCATCCTTTTCATCACCCACGACTTGGACGAAGCTGTCTACCTCTCGGACCGCATCCTGGTCCTCGGAACCCAGCCGGGACACGTCGAGGAATTCATCGAGAATCCCGTGCCCCGCCCCCGCAGCGCCGACCAGTTCATCACCCCGCCCTTCCTCTCCGTCCGCCACCGTCTCGACACCCTCATCCACCCCCCCGGGCAGGAACACGAGGACAAACTCCCCACCATCCGGCTGACCCAGGTGGGTGATGACGTCGAGTAA
- a CDS encoding sodium-dependent bicarbonate transport family permease yields the protein MSALDPVICFFLLGLVGGLAKSDLDIPDQINNAISIYLLLAIGIKGGIALHGATLAPIALPALGTLGLGLLIPVLAYTILRKLGKFSGIDSAAIAAHYGSTSVITFAVALNILSRQGITHEPFMVVLLVILEIPAIIVGLMLARLTHASTNVHWSETLREVVLGKSVLLLVGGLLVAWFNGPERMTDINKLFIEPFKGVLALFMVGMGVAAAKRLGDLRTAGPFLVAFALVMPPLASLLGIGTGMACGLSYGGCVLLGVLAASASYIAATAAVRVALPEANPGYYLVASLGITFPFNVIIGIPLYLRFASWMGA from the coding sequence ATGTCCGCTCTTGATCCTGTCATCTGCTTCTTCCTGCTTGGTTTGGTCGGCGGGCTGGCCAAATCCGACCTCGACATTCCCGACCAGATCAACAACGCCATCAGCATTTACCTCCTCCTGGCCATCGGGATCAAAGGCGGGATTGCCCTCCATGGTGCCACCCTCGCCCCCATCGCCCTCCCTGCCCTCGGGACCCTCGGCCTCGGTCTTCTCATCCCCGTGCTGGCCTACACCATCCTGAGGAAACTCGGCAAGTTTTCCGGCATCGACTCCGCCGCCATTGCCGCCCACTACGGTTCGACCAGTGTCATCACTTTCGCCGTTGCCCTCAACATCCTCTCGCGCCAAGGCATCACCCACGAGCCCTTCATGGTCGTCCTCCTGGTCATCCTGGAAATCCCCGCCATCATCGTCGGCCTGATGCTGGCCCGGCTGACCCATGCCTCCACCAATGTCCACTGGAGCGAAACCCTCCGCGAGGTCGTGCTGGGCAAGAGCGTCCTCCTCCTTGTCGGCGGGCTCCTGGTCGCCTGGTTCAACGGTCCCGAACGCATGACCGACATCAACAAGCTCTTCATCGAACCCTTCAAGGGCGTGCTGGCGCTCTTCATGGTCGGCATGGGGGTGGCCGCAGCCAAACGCCTGGGCGACCTGCGCACGGCTGGTCCCTTCTTGGTGGCATTTGCCCTGGTCATGCCCCCTCTGGCTTCGTTACTCGGCATCGGCACCGGCATGGCCTGCGGACTTTCCTACGGCGGGTGTGTTCTGCTGGGCGTACTCGCCGCCAGCGCCAGCTACATCGCCGCCACCGCCGCCGTCCGCGTAGCCCTCCCCGAAGCCAACCCCGGCTACTACCTCGTCGCCTCCCTCGGCATCACTTTCCCCTTCAACGTCATCATCGGCATCCCCCTCTACCTCCGCTTCGCCTCCTGGATGGGGGCCTGA